A window from Rana temporaria chromosome 8, aRanTem1.1, whole genome shotgun sequence encodes these proteins:
- the LOC120909777 gene encoding NACHT, LRR and PYD domains-containing protein 3-like isoform X1 — MIVGRVSCPGGRSLMSQRLSWKTPRKRVTNPKVCSTMESPLKDWKSKYLASIKEVFQPIEEHACHQGKVVGGRYPRLRTLRINKEEHPTIPFSGTLLEQAEVTKSSDRYSPSSVQDLFVPDGSGFVPKTLVLVGPSGIGKTLTTQRIMLDWASGKLYTNQFNFVFYLSGRQINKITGNINIEGLVTKSTKLQFSENLIKSALNDPSKVLIILDGFDELRWTLEDDDEEDCEDPFEKTHKETLLRCLLSKEILSDVSLLITSRSMSLKKMKDFARSSSSVELLVFSEGDLEQFFHHFFNNKGQAEQAFSVLKGNQVLLGLSSVPLTCWLVCRILKTGMKDELGSENCKTLTSVYLSYLRSVLLNPGSTQPILQCLKNLCALANDGILNQRSLFDGEDLGRNGLTLSEVASVFPNDSIFQKNVEDPTNYSFIHTSVQEFFAALYYVLGEDSEVKETNGVTGDAFLPRVCSGRTLFYQSEHHPKLRSTIKFLFGLLNNKQLKELAEVVGSSVSLRAKSAMEKWLTDGKPSEFCPDALTCFYEAQDEALRSRVFSAPDLLFQSCFYSSFMENVRVREMLYCLGDRASFVSIRLEDHLMRPKDLAFLAPFFHRSSKLSFTRCGFAEDFETGGKASWLSNPDSKIQELEFHVSVVAPSFLEDLRSLISSSRSLTKLVISHHILEDSVLKIFCDGLRQPGCTLRELSLDDCNLTATSCEILGSALKENRSLHKLDLALNKVEDDGVKFLCEGLKDPGCTLQELRMEFCELTPTCGDFLSSALMTNRSLTTLYLRDCRLQDSGTKLLCQALRQPGCTLKELVLFEVNLTSASCEDLRSVILANRTLTSLNVRDNNLGDSGVKTLCEGLRDPGCTLQELILTSCELTQASCEDLRSVLLTNRSLTKLSLTWNSLEDSGVKVLCEGLRDPHCPLQELDLYGCDLSSSLEDLSSVITTSRSLTKLDLTGNRFTDSGMKLLCEALRNPGCTLQTLRVGYCELTASCTEEVMAVINKNRSLNELEVTFSFEDVAPPADLDSMLARFEHPSITVEKNDTQDGLFIYIKYKKQE, encoded by the exons ATGATTGTTGgtcgtgtttcctgtcccggagggaggagccttaTGTCTCAGAGGCTGTcatggaagactcctagaaaaagGGTTACCA ATCCGAAAGTGTGCAGCACCATGGAGTCCCCTCTGAAAG ACTGGAAATCCAAATATCTGGCATCTATTAAAGAGGTCTTCCAACCTATCGAAGAGCATGCCTGCCACCAGGGGAAGGTTGTAGGTGGGAGATATCCAAGGCTCCGCACCCTGAGGATTAATAAGGAGGAACATCCCACAAtccctttttctggcactttacTTGAGCAGGCGGAGGTCACCAAGTCCTCAGACCGATATTCCCCATCCAGTGTCCAGGACCTGTTTGTCCCTGATGGCAGCGGATTTGTCCCCAAGACTCTGGTGTTGGTGGGGCCTTCTGGAATTGGTAAAACTCTGACCACACAGAGGATCATGCTGGACTGGGCCTCTGGAAAGCTCTACACCAACCAGTTTAATTTTGTGTTCTATCTGAGCGGcagacaaataaataaaattaccgGCAATATCAATATTGAAGGACTTGTGACCAAAAGCACCAAGCTGCAGTTCTCTGAGAATCTGATCAAGTCGGCTCTCAACGATCCCTCCAAGGTTCTGATCATTCTGGATGGGTTTGATGAGTTGAGGTGGACCCTGGAAGATGACGATGAGGAGGACTGTGAAGACCCCTTCGAGAAAACCCACAAAGAAACCCTTCTAAGATGCCTATTGAGCAAAGAGATCCTCAGCGATGTCTCATTGCTCATTACATCCAGATCAATGTCCCTCAAGAAGATGAAGGACTTTGCTCGGTCCTCTTCTTCTGTAGAACTTCTGGTGTTTTCAGAGGGAGATCTCGAACAATTTTTCCACCATTTCTTTAACAACAAAGGTCAGGCAGAACAGGCTTTCTCTGTGCTGAAAGGGAACCAAGTTCTGTTGGGTTTGAGTTCGGTCCCTTTGACCTGTTGGCTTGTCTGTAGGATACTGAAGACGGGAATGAAGGATGAGCTTGGCTCAGAAAACTGTAAAACTCTCACCTCCGTGTATCTCTCTTATCTCAGAAGTGTCCTCCTCAATCCAGGCAGCACCCAGCCAATACTCCAGTGTCTGAAGAACCTTTGTGCGTTGGCCAATGACGGGATCCTGAATCAGAGAAGCTTGTTTGATGGGGAGGATCTTGGAAGGAATGGACTGACTCTATCAGAGGTGGCTTCTGTTTTCCCAAATGATAGCATTTTCCAAAAGAATGTGGAAGACCCAACCAACTACAGCTTCATTCACACGAGTGTTCAGGAATTCTTTGCTGCTTTGTATTATGTGCTGGGAGAAGATTCAGAGGTTAAAGAGACCAATGGGGTAACTGGAGATGCATTCCTCCCAAGAGTCTGCAGTGGAAGAACCCTGTTTTATCAGTCGGAACATCACCCAAAATTGAGGTCAACCATAAAGTTCCTCTTTGGCCTGCTCAATAACAAGCAGTTGAAGGAGCTTGCAGAGGTCGTTGGGTCTAGCGTTTCTCTAAGAGCCAAATCCGCCATGGAAAAATGGCTGACAGACGGAAAACCTTCTGAATTCTGTCCTGACGCACTAACCTGCTTCTACGAAGCTCAGGATGAAGCGTTGCGTAGCCGAGTGTTCAGTGCCCCGGACCTGCTGTTCCAGTCGTGTTTTTACAGCTCATTCATGGAGAATGTTCGTGTTCGAGAGATGCTGTATTGTCTGGGAGATCGGGCGAGCTTTGTCTCCATCCGCCTGGAGGATCACCTGATGCGACCCAAGGACTTGGCATTTCTGGCTCCCTTCTTCCATAGATCTTCAAAGCTTTC ctttACACGGTGTGGCTTTGCTGAGGACTTTGAGACCGGTGGAAAGGCTTCCTGGCTGTCCAACCCAGACAGCAAGATCCAAGAACTGGA GTTCCATGTTAGTGTGGTCGCCCCGTCCTTCCTCGAGGATCTTCGTTCTCTTATTTCTTCCAGCCGATCACTCACCAAACTTGTCATAAGCCACCACATTCTGGAGGACTCCGTTTTGAAAATCTTCTGCGATGGTCTACGCCAGCCGGGCTGTACCCTGCGGGAGCTATC gcTTGATGACTGCAACTTGACCGCCACGAGCTGCGAGATCCTTGGCTCCGCCCTTAAAGAAAACCGCTCTCTGCACAAGTTGGATCTGGCACTGAATAAAGTCGAGGACGATGGAGTGAAATTTCTATGTGAGGGGCTGAAGGATCCGGGCTGTACTCTGCAGGAGCTGAG GATGGAATTCTGTGAGCTGACTCCGACCTGTGGGGACTTCCTCAGCTCTGCTCTGATGACCAATCGGTCGCTCACCACCTTATATCTGAGAGATTGCCGCCTCCAGGACTCCGGGACCAAGCTGCTGTGTCAGGCGCTCCGCCAGCCGGGCTGCACTCTGAAGGAGCTGGT GTTGTTTGAGGTGAACCTCACCAGCGCGTCCTGCGAGGATCTACGATCGGTGATTCTTGCAAACCGGACCCTGACCAGCCTGAATGTGAGGGACAACAACCTTGGGGACTCCGGAGTGAAGACTCTCTGTGAAGGACTGCGTGACCCGGGCTGTACCCTGCAGGAGCTGAT ATTAACGTCCTGTGAGCTGACCCAGGCGTCCTGCGAGGACCTCCGCTCAGTCCTCCTCACCAACCGATCTCTGACCAAACTGAGCCTCACCTGGAATAGTCTGGAGGATTCTGGAGTGAAAGTTCTGTGTGAAGGGCTGAGAGACCCGCACTGCCCCCTGCAGGAGCTGGA TCTGTACGGATGTGACCTGTCCTCCTCCCTGGaagatctctcctctgtgatcaccACCAGCCGATCTCTCACCAAACTGGATCTGACGGGAAATAGATTCACGGACTCCGGAATGAAGTTGCTATGTGAGGCGCTCCGGAACCCCGGCTGTACGCTGCAGACATTGAG GGTGGGGTATTGTGAGCTGACCGCTTCCTGCACCGAGGAAGTCATGGCCGTCATTAATAAAAACCGCTCTCTGAATGAGTTGGAAGTAACCTTCAGCTTTGAGGATGTAGCGCCCCCTGCAGATCTGGACTCGATGTTGGCGAGATTTGAACACCCGTCCATCACCGTGGAGAAGAACGA TACCCAGGATGGACTCTTCATCTACATCAAATACAAGAAACAAGAGTGA
- the LOC120909777 gene encoding NACHT, LRR and PYD domains-containing protein 3-like isoform X2, translating into MESPLKDWKSKYLASIKEVFQPIEEHACHQGKVVGGRYPRLRTLRINKEEHPTIPFSGTLLEQAEVTKSSDRYSPSSVQDLFVPDGSGFVPKTLVLVGPSGIGKTLTTQRIMLDWASGKLYTNQFNFVFYLSGRQINKITGNINIEGLVTKSTKLQFSENLIKSALNDPSKVLIILDGFDELRWTLEDDDEEDCEDPFEKTHKETLLRCLLSKEILSDVSLLITSRSMSLKKMKDFARSSSSVELLVFSEGDLEQFFHHFFNNKGQAEQAFSVLKGNQVLLGLSSVPLTCWLVCRILKTGMKDELGSENCKTLTSVYLSYLRSVLLNPGSTQPILQCLKNLCALANDGILNQRSLFDGEDLGRNGLTLSEVASVFPNDSIFQKNVEDPTNYSFIHTSVQEFFAALYYVLGEDSEVKETNGVTGDAFLPRVCSGRTLFYQSEHHPKLRSTIKFLFGLLNNKQLKELAEVVGSSVSLRAKSAMEKWLTDGKPSEFCPDALTCFYEAQDEALRSRVFSAPDLLFQSCFYSSFMENVRVREMLYCLGDRASFVSIRLEDHLMRPKDLAFLAPFFHRSSKLSFTRCGFAEDFETGGKASWLSNPDSKIQELEFHVSVVAPSFLEDLRSLISSSRSLTKLVISHHILEDSVLKIFCDGLRQPGCTLRELSLDDCNLTATSCEILGSALKENRSLHKLDLALNKVEDDGVKFLCEGLKDPGCTLQELRMEFCELTPTCGDFLSSALMTNRSLTTLYLRDCRLQDSGTKLLCQALRQPGCTLKELVLFEVNLTSASCEDLRSVILANRTLTSLNVRDNNLGDSGVKTLCEGLRDPGCTLQELILTSCELTQASCEDLRSVLLTNRSLTKLSLTWNSLEDSGVKVLCEGLRDPHCPLQELDLYGCDLSSSLEDLSSVITTSRSLTKLDLTGNRFTDSGMKLLCEALRNPGCTLQTLRVGYCELTASCTEEVMAVINKNRSLNELEVTFSFEDVAPPADLDSMLARFEHPSITVEKNDTQDGLFIYIKYKKQE; encoded by the exons ATGGAGTCCCCTCTGAAAG ACTGGAAATCCAAATATCTGGCATCTATTAAAGAGGTCTTCCAACCTATCGAAGAGCATGCCTGCCACCAGGGGAAGGTTGTAGGTGGGAGATATCCAAGGCTCCGCACCCTGAGGATTAATAAGGAGGAACATCCCACAAtccctttttctggcactttacTTGAGCAGGCGGAGGTCACCAAGTCCTCAGACCGATATTCCCCATCCAGTGTCCAGGACCTGTTTGTCCCTGATGGCAGCGGATTTGTCCCCAAGACTCTGGTGTTGGTGGGGCCTTCTGGAATTGGTAAAACTCTGACCACACAGAGGATCATGCTGGACTGGGCCTCTGGAAAGCTCTACACCAACCAGTTTAATTTTGTGTTCTATCTGAGCGGcagacaaataaataaaattaccgGCAATATCAATATTGAAGGACTTGTGACCAAAAGCACCAAGCTGCAGTTCTCTGAGAATCTGATCAAGTCGGCTCTCAACGATCCCTCCAAGGTTCTGATCATTCTGGATGGGTTTGATGAGTTGAGGTGGACCCTGGAAGATGACGATGAGGAGGACTGTGAAGACCCCTTCGAGAAAACCCACAAAGAAACCCTTCTAAGATGCCTATTGAGCAAAGAGATCCTCAGCGATGTCTCATTGCTCATTACATCCAGATCAATGTCCCTCAAGAAGATGAAGGACTTTGCTCGGTCCTCTTCTTCTGTAGAACTTCTGGTGTTTTCAGAGGGAGATCTCGAACAATTTTTCCACCATTTCTTTAACAACAAAGGTCAGGCAGAACAGGCTTTCTCTGTGCTGAAAGGGAACCAAGTTCTGTTGGGTTTGAGTTCGGTCCCTTTGACCTGTTGGCTTGTCTGTAGGATACTGAAGACGGGAATGAAGGATGAGCTTGGCTCAGAAAACTGTAAAACTCTCACCTCCGTGTATCTCTCTTATCTCAGAAGTGTCCTCCTCAATCCAGGCAGCACCCAGCCAATACTCCAGTGTCTGAAGAACCTTTGTGCGTTGGCCAATGACGGGATCCTGAATCAGAGAAGCTTGTTTGATGGGGAGGATCTTGGAAGGAATGGACTGACTCTATCAGAGGTGGCTTCTGTTTTCCCAAATGATAGCATTTTCCAAAAGAATGTGGAAGACCCAACCAACTACAGCTTCATTCACACGAGTGTTCAGGAATTCTTTGCTGCTTTGTATTATGTGCTGGGAGAAGATTCAGAGGTTAAAGAGACCAATGGGGTAACTGGAGATGCATTCCTCCCAAGAGTCTGCAGTGGAAGAACCCTGTTTTATCAGTCGGAACATCACCCAAAATTGAGGTCAACCATAAAGTTCCTCTTTGGCCTGCTCAATAACAAGCAGTTGAAGGAGCTTGCAGAGGTCGTTGGGTCTAGCGTTTCTCTAAGAGCCAAATCCGCCATGGAAAAATGGCTGACAGACGGAAAACCTTCTGAATTCTGTCCTGACGCACTAACCTGCTTCTACGAAGCTCAGGATGAAGCGTTGCGTAGCCGAGTGTTCAGTGCCCCGGACCTGCTGTTCCAGTCGTGTTTTTACAGCTCATTCATGGAGAATGTTCGTGTTCGAGAGATGCTGTATTGTCTGGGAGATCGGGCGAGCTTTGTCTCCATCCGCCTGGAGGATCACCTGATGCGACCCAAGGACTTGGCATTTCTGGCTCCCTTCTTCCATAGATCTTCAAAGCTTTC ctttACACGGTGTGGCTTTGCTGAGGACTTTGAGACCGGTGGAAAGGCTTCCTGGCTGTCCAACCCAGACAGCAAGATCCAAGAACTGGA GTTCCATGTTAGTGTGGTCGCCCCGTCCTTCCTCGAGGATCTTCGTTCTCTTATTTCTTCCAGCCGATCACTCACCAAACTTGTCATAAGCCACCACATTCTGGAGGACTCCGTTTTGAAAATCTTCTGCGATGGTCTACGCCAGCCGGGCTGTACCCTGCGGGAGCTATC gcTTGATGACTGCAACTTGACCGCCACGAGCTGCGAGATCCTTGGCTCCGCCCTTAAAGAAAACCGCTCTCTGCACAAGTTGGATCTGGCACTGAATAAAGTCGAGGACGATGGAGTGAAATTTCTATGTGAGGGGCTGAAGGATCCGGGCTGTACTCTGCAGGAGCTGAG GATGGAATTCTGTGAGCTGACTCCGACCTGTGGGGACTTCCTCAGCTCTGCTCTGATGACCAATCGGTCGCTCACCACCTTATATCTGAGAGATTGCCGCCTCCAGGACTCCGGGACCAAGCTGCTGTGTCAGGCGCTCCGCCAGCCGGGCTGCACTCTGAAGGAGCTGGT GTTGTTTGAGGTGAACCTCACCAGCGCGTCCTGCGAGGATCTACGATCGGTGATTCTTGCAAACCGGACCCTGACCAGCCTGAATGTGAGGGACAACAACCTTGGGGACTCCGGAGTGAAGACTCTCTGTGAAGGACTGCGTGACCCGGGCTGTACCCTGCAGGAGCTGAT ATTAACGTCCTGTGAGCTGACCCAGGCGTCCTGCGAGGACCTCCGCTCAGTCCTCCTCACCAACCGATCTCTGACCAAACTGAGCCTCACCTGGAATAGTCTGGAGGATTCTGGAGTGAAAGTTCTGTGTGAAGGGCTGAGAGACCCGCACTGCCCCCTGCAGGAGCTGGA TCTGTACGGATGTGACCTGTCCTCCTCCCTGGaagatctctcctctgtgatcaccACCAGCCGATCTCTCACCAAACTGGATCTGACGGGAAATAGATTCACGGACTCCGGAATGAAGTTGCTATGTGAGGCGCTCCGGAACCCCGGCTGTACGCTGCAGACATTGAG GGTGGGGTATTGTGAGCTGACCGCTTCCTGCACCGAGGAAGTCATGGCCGTCATTAATAAAAACCGCTCTCTGAATGAGTTGGAAGTAACCTTCAGCTTTGAGGATGTAGCGCCCCCTGCAGATCTGGACTCGATGTTGGCGAGATTTGAACACCCGTCCATCACCGTGGAGAAGAACGA TACCCAGGATGGACTCTTCATCTACATCAAATACAAGAAACAAGAGTGA